TAATTACCAGGCCTTCCTGCTTCCTGGTGTCCTGTCCGGGGGTAAAAAGATGCAGCTCTTTTTTGTAAAGGTTATAGACGCCTTTGAATCGTTTACCCATGCCGATGGGCCAGGAAAGCGGGGTACACTCCACCTGCAGTTTATTTTCAATCTCATCAAGAATATCTAACGGCAACATTCCCTCACGGTCAAGTTTATTGATAAAAGTAATGATCGGGGTGTTGCGCATCCGGCAGACTTCCATTAACTTTTCAGTCTGAGGTTCCACGCCCTTGGCGCTGTCAATGACCATCAGGGCGCTGTCCACAGCGGTCAGGACGCGATAGGTATCTTCGGAAAAATCCTGATGTCCCGGGGTATCCAGGAGATTTATTTCAAAATTTCGATAATTAAATTTCATTACCGAAGTGGTGATCGAGATCCCCCGTTCTTTTTCGATTGCCATCCAGTCACTTGTCGCATGTCTCTGGGCTTTTCGGGCTTTTACCGCCCCTGCCTGCTGAATGGCGCCGCAATAGAGCAGGAGTTTTTCCGTCAGGGTGGTTTTGCCGGCATCCGGATGGCTGATGATGCCGAAAGTCCGGCGCCGGTCTATTTCTTGGTGATAATTAGCCATAAAAACTGAAATCTGTTGGTTTAATAGTTAGCTGATCTTGTTTTGCTTGTTTCATCCCTGCATTGAGCGATCAGCATTTTTTAAAGCTAAATGCTAATAGCTAACAGCTTGTCGTTTAACTTCTGATCATATGTCTTTTCTGGGCCGACAGTACCCGCTTATGCAGGCGGACGGATTTTGGGGTTACTTCCACCATTTCGTCGTCCTTGATGAAATTGATGGCCCGTTCGAGTGACATTCGTTTGACCGGTGTGCAGATAGTGCTTTCATCCTTGCCGGCCGCCCGCATATTGGTCAGCTTCTTTTCCTTGCAGGGGTTGACGTTCAGGTCTTTTTCCTTGTTGTACTCGCCGA
This genomic stretch from Pseudomonadota bacterium harbors:
- a CDS encoding GTP-binding protein — encoded protein: MANYHQEIDRRRTFGIISHPDAGKTTLTEKLLLYCGAIQQAGAVKARKAQRHATSDWMAIEKERGISITTSVMKFNYRNFEINLLDTPGHQDFSEDTYRVLTAVDSALMVIDSAKGVEPQTEKLMEVCRMRNTPIITFINKLDREGMLPLDILDEIENKLQVECTPLSWPIGMGKRFKGVYNLYKKELHLFTPGQDTRKQEGLVI